From Acropora muricata isolate sample 2 unplaced genomic scaffold, ASM3666990v1 scaffold_735, whole genome shotgun sequence:
CTAGGTgctaaaaacgcaaaaaaaaaagtccttgAGTTGTCTGAATCTCTCCGAAAGATGATCCACACAATAGCTACACTACAAGTGGTGCTGTAATGTGGAAATGTTGCTTTTAATGGCCGAAAACTTCGGAACTTGCGAACTATAACAAACacctttcaattaattttgacatGTGCCAAGGCGCAGTTTTGCGCTTGATGTCGCTTCATGCCGACCTTACAAATAAGAGCTCAAGTTTAAATTAATCTATCTCATGACCGTTTCTAGTGTCGTTCACTTATGACGCAACTGCACCTGTATTACACAACATGCGCTTTTATTTCGCTTAAACAGCATTCCCTTTGACCAGCTAGACGTGAATAATGTTTTTAACAATCAACAAATAAAGTTACTAACCTGTAATATATTACAACGTTAGTATATTTTATGCAATATATCACAACGTCTTAATtgccattattattttttatttatttatttttttgggggTGATGATCCATTATGGTTCTCAGGAACAAAACAGAAGCTCACATTTGTTCCTGTACTTTATAAGACATGTACAAAAAAGGCGGATTAACAACGATAAAGACTCCAGttcgacaagaaaaaaaaaattcccactATTTCTTCTCTATCAAACATAGGCACAAATTCAATTTATACCAGACCATGAGACCTTAACTCCAAACAACTACCACTTTGTCTTTCCTTGCTAGTGTAGGAAATTGTGAACTATTTTTCAGTAAACACTAACAAATAGGCAATATGAAAGTGTTTTTGCAATTGCAGTCTTTGAGTTCCAGAGCAAGGAAAATAGTTCCTCAACCATGTCGGTTCATGCAAACTTTGCAAATAAGAGCTCGTGTTTAAATGGATCTTGTGCCTTACCAGCTGCGTTGGCCAATGACGCATCTGTAGCGGTGCTATACAAGTTGTGCTTGTGTTATAATGGAAAGGTGCTGCTCTTGACCAACAGGCGTCGAGTGACGTTTTTAACGTGGACTTTTAAGGTAATGGAATTACATAATTCCAAATGCGACACAACGGtggcacattttttttttcatcataacGGCTACGTAAGATTTATTGCTTTGGATCCGCCCTGTCTACACTAAACGTGTTTTTTTACCTGATCTCAGGTCCAAGTATTGAGCAAGGAAATCGGAAGAGATTAAATTGATAAGTTAAAGGAAATTGCAATGCACTTTATGCATAACCGGTGTTCTGGCATGGCAGTCAAAGGCTCCACAAAAAGTACTCGCAATTAAATCCAATGAAATGGGTGTAAACTTCGCGGTGGACCAGATGAAGGGGATGGATTTGATGAGATCGCTGAAGAAACGTTTGATTTGTGAGGTTTGAACCACGGATCAACTCTCAACGGGGTACTAAACTAACTTAACCAACCTATAAGAGAAAATGCGGTCTTTGAAATAATGTCTGCAATTTGTTAGAGTTTTTAGTCTTGCCGGATAACGACCATGAAACAATGGTGAGTTTTGTCATAAGGGACCACCTGGTTAATATCGTCTGTAAACTCTTCGGTGAAATCCAAGTCACTGTTCACTGATAGTGCTAGCCTGTCCTACGTCCGCCTCGTTGGGTATTTGTTTGAATCGCTTCTGAGTAAATGGAAATTACATCAAAGTGATACTACTCTAAGGATGATAGAACCTAAGATAAAgataaaaagcaaataaactcaTACCGAAAGCAATGAAACAAGTTGAATTGAAACTGAAAGCGTTCACCCTAAATCGGAGAACGATTCAATTGTATGAGTACAACTTTGGGGTATAGTGTgagaacattgaaattgttgCTTATCTGTTATGTCGTACtcattcagctttttttttgtttttgtttttgtttttttttttttaagtaagcTTAGTGTTAACCTTTTACTTGGTATTTCCAACCGTTAGACAACGTTGTAAAAGTTGTACAAAAACGTCATACAGTATTAACCGAAGGATGAACACCAGTTACTTTATTGACCCACAGATTATCATCCAATTTAGTACATAGTGTCTAAGATTAGTGTTGGTGACCATTCTTCTCTGTTGGTTTAATTATAGTTGTATTCTTCAATATTTTATCTATCTAACAGCCCGTGAAGGGAGCTAAGAGCAAAAAAGCCAGTTTTAACGACTAACtggttagaaaaaaaagaaacaaataaaaaaacaaaacaaaacaaaaacaaaggagaagcaaaaagaaaaaaaaatctagaaAGACacgacaaaaaagaaaaaaaaaaagcaaagaagcGTGGATAGCTCATTAACTGAGAACATGAACAACAAAATTGTGCTCTATGCGAAGTCCGTTACATTACTGCTCTGACCTGGACTTTTTCAGCATCGAGCCAAGGAGTGAACACCATAGCTTTGGAGATCGACTCCATTtctcaaaaaatacaaaaacaaaatttatctAGAAATACAGTCGAGGTCAAATATTACACAATTTAACTTAAGACATACGTTTTTAATTAAAGCAGAACTGATAAAAATATGTTATGATTATTTGCATATATATTTAATCATAATTTTATTGATGTTTTTCTTAGTGTCCGTTGTGTGAAGTAATTAAGAGTCTATTGTGATACCAGCATTATATAGATTTTAAGCATCAATATTATTCTCCAATTTAGCCTATGTTTGATTAGTGGCAGCATAAAAGTCTGATTTCATAATATTTCGccaatattgtaaaatgtaaataagataggatagtcgcaaaatagtcacaattcaccaaacgtttattttgaagtgacttCTTCCTTTTCGTTGCCATCGTTATTGCTGAACCGCCTTATTATCTGGCGGTTATAGTTCATGCCAATGGGCGTAGGTCAGTTACTCCAGACGGTTTTTAATTGGTCACTTGCCATTGTACGCCTCATGATAAACAAAAGCGGGATCAAAAGCCGGAAGTTAATGTTATCATTAGGCTTCCTTTTATAAGTTGTCAATTAAGGAATTGACAAAATGCCTTAattataaatttaaaaattatataTTTAAAGGGTGCCCGGCTTGCACTTGTTTCGTTTATTTAAAATTGTTTGAAGCCAAGTAAAGTTCAAGTTTTGGGAGCCTAATTTTCGCTGCTCTTCTTTAAAGTGTGTCGAAGCGCAACAACTTAATGTGGGTCTTTTTTTCCTTGCTATACCAAGTGAGCTCGAAAGTTAGGACGATGATAAGTGaattaaataaacttttttctGAAGTTTAAGCTTCACAAAAATGTCACTAATAAAGAAGCCGCTCCCTCAACTTCCACGTGAAATTTGGCATTACAAGAAACGGTGCTTATTAAATTCGTAACATTTGATGAAAAGAGATGAGAAGTTTTTGCTGCCAAGAGAATTTCTTGCTTTTCAGTTACATGTGTGTTAGTATGTAGGTTCTGTCATTAGCTTTGGAGAAGGTATTTGATAAAACTAATAGATCACCACTCATATACTCCATGCCTCGTGATGTGAACTATTACGGTATATATTCTTTGAATTGCCCTTGAGATCTTTGGAGTACTTCTAAATCATTCAAGTGTTCCACTTGGCTCAGTTGAATGACCAGACCTAGTTGCCATTGTAAACAGTTTTCTATTAAAATTCCTCTTAGTTATTGCCGATGGAAAGTAGAGCCTCGGCTAAAAGGTATGAACAATTTTGTCCATGTTAAATTCTtgttaaaaagtaaaataattgtttctatCTCCAAAAAAGATAATGCTTGTATAAAAACAATCGCACGTAAGTGGTAGTTTCCTCCTTCTTTATCCTTAATCtaaagaatgaaatatttactgacAGGAAAATAGAGAGAAGACAAGGAAAGCTCTTCTAGAATAGTCGTCTTAACATTCAAATCATgatattacactttcctcgaatctgattggtttagaaGACCATGCATTTTCTACCAATTTGCTTCCTATCACGTAATGGAACAGTCAATATACCAATAAGAATTAAAGTTGCATTTGAAATGAAACAGTCATAGACTTTCATGTAGTCACCATAGCAGCGACAAGTATGTCTCAAAAACCCTAATTTTAAACAAAGTCATAAATTGAAGAATTTTCCGAAAATTTAAGCCGGCTTTTTGATCCTTTTTAAGATCCTTGGAaactgtaatatttatgattaattggtaataagaCTTCTCAGCGTCCAACTTTGTCTGTAATCAcactcttgattaacaaatcggaatCATCCTTTGCGGATTTTGTTTGTCACTTATACGATTAAAGACAGAATTCTAACCCACGCAGTCTTACTACCATTACCAAAGTTTTATATTATAGCAACATTAATTCAGTCGCCAGTAATAAAATTGCGGCGTCGGGAGTCACAACATAGCTGTAACCCGGAAAACACTATTTAGGAAAGAACCACAAATAGAAAGTAGTGCAGTTTTGCAAGTATTATCAGTATTTCACCTGAGCTCTCATTTCGCATTATGCGGTCTGTACATGCAACCCTCAGCAGTAAGAGCTCGGGCTCCATGGATCTCTTATGCTTTTTTCAGCTTCGATCACGATTGACACAAGAGCACTGGTGTCGTATGAAGTAATTTTGGCCAACGACATTGGAACGCTTTTAGTAGAGATATTTCAGCAAACAAAATCActtatttgtaaacaaaatacaacggtgatatattttattttatgtgcTGTAACGGCCCCATTTTCATTCTGTTCGCAGATGGCCAACCATTCTCtgcaacaaaacacaactttaTCTTTGGCGCTGTTTACTCCATCTGAGTGCATTGCTTGGCTGACAGTATTTGGCATCGAagttgttgctatggtgacgtTAAATGCCCTCGAAATTATTATCTACttgaaagagcgcagtcttcgcaagcgcagcTCGTACTTGGTGATCAATCAGGCAGTTGCCGATATGTTTGTTGGTGGCTATGTGATACTTGAGAGTTGGCACTTGGGAGGCCATTGTGACTTCTGGGCGATCAATTCTTTGACTAGCGCCTTTTTCgtgcttttcatttctttctatTTCTTCCTTCCCTTAGCGTCATTATTAAACCTTACTGCTATTTCTTTAGACAGGACGCTTGCAGTGTTTCGTCCATTCCAGCATCGcctcgtcaaaaagaaaatttttggaGTAGTTATAGTAGCAGTTTGGATTACAGCGGGGCTCTTCACAACTAGCGTTGTCTTACTTTTCCTTGACCAACTTTCAGCTTTTAAAGAGTCCAAAGACATTTTGATTACATACTATTcatctttcttgttttgccttttattTATCACTGTTTCTTACTCGTCGatagctataaaaattgtctgcGGAAATCAAACTTATCACCATGGTGCAACcaacagagaaagaaaactgaccaaaacACTGTTCATTGTTACAGTTGTCTCCTTACTGCTAACGCTGCCCTACGTTATTTTCCAGATTCTTTATTCAGTGTCAGTTCTTTCGTTCAAAACCATTTCCTTTCGAGCATTGTCTCGTTTATATTTATCCGTCCTCTCTCTAATTTTTGGAaactcttttgtcaatccagTTATTTATACATTTAGAATGCCAGAGTTCAAAAGAGCTCTCCTTTCCTTTTTGGGCTGTACATCCCAGCCGCAGCCCGCTCAGGGTTTCCCTCTTAACGAGATGTAAAATTTAGAATGCAGGACTTGCTCTGTCTATACTAAATGGCCTTTAACGTTGTCTTAGCTAATATCTTGAGCAAAGGAATGTAACATGATCAAgttcaaaatattaaagaaattgaaatgCACCTCGTGCTTAAGATGAGTCTGAATTCCCGATTGAGGCTGAAAATCTCTTTAAAAGTCCTTCCAGTTAAATCCAATGTAATGAATGTGATAGTCGTGGTCGGCTGGATGAACTGGTTGGATTGGATAAGCTGACTGAACGTTCATCTGAGAGGGATCAACCACCGATCAACAATTACTTGGAACTGAACTATCTGAAGTAACCTGCAAAGAGAGAATGGTGCATTTGCAATGTTAACAGCAACTCGTTTTAGATTTCAGTTTTGTCGGATGgctataacaaaacaaaaaattataaatatatcTAAAAGGGACCAACTAGTTTGCCGTGTTGCTAAACTCGGTGGAATTCAACACACCATATATTGAAGTGACACTCTTTTAAGgatccggaaagaaaaaaatgcaaacaaacaaaaaccagaAATTTAGGATACACCAATGAttgtttttacaagttgtcaaaaAAGGAAGGGACAAAACAGCCAAATCATAATCCACTGAGTCccagctttttttttaatttcttgtgcaaaacaaacaaacaaacaaacaaaacaaacatacaAACAAGCAGAAAAAAGCAACAATTATAGTAAGTAATGGTTTGCCAAAAAGTTGTTAAAACATTATGTATTTtaaggtttcttttttctcttttcttcttaGTCAAAATTTTTATCACAATTTGGAATATATTACAAGTCTGTAAGGAGGTCATAAATAAAACTACTGGGTTTCCAGTCTTTTCTCTTTTAGTGTAGAATCGTATTTGTTCTGTAACTAAGGAGATTGCTTGGACAAGGTTCAAATCTTTAAAGCATTCTGCTGCGCAGCTGAAAAATGTCTTTGCTATTTTGAAGACTGTAATAGAATGCCATGACAGGCGTTGCTCGTCGTGGTTACGTAATGACGGCAGAGTTAATAGTTTGTCTCACCAATGTGTCACAATACGATTGTGAATcgcgacgtttcgacctctTTACTTCTAGTCTTCATCAGATGATTGTGTCGACTTGCTATGTGTCGGTATACGTAACCCCGTGGTTGCATGGCGATGCTTGGTGCATTTAATGACGTTTGTTCCTCTCTTGGGCTGTTGTTGATTGGTGGATTTCTATCCCAGGCCTTGTCGTTTAGGCTAGAGATTGTTCCCTAAGTGGCCTGCATTAGCAGCGAGTGGGTATTATGTTCTTTGATCGTGGGCATCCACACTTCCACTATCCCCGTTGATACTGTCAGGGTAAAGACTTATGTGAATACCCTCCTTAACCTTTCGTGTGTACCAATACGGGTCTCGATCAATTGTTTTCGAGCAAACCGTTTGTCCTGATCGTATTCCTTAATCCGTTCAAGCATAGATCTTTCTGTCTCTTCAATGTATGCTTTACAACACCGGCAGGGAATCTTGTACACTGCGCCATCTTTTTTTCTTGGATCGAAACTACTTAGATCGCACTAGGGGTGATTGTCGTGCCCGATTTGAAAATAATTCGTATAGCCTGTTGTTGTAGGGAAGGACGAAGAGTCTGTGATAGCCTTTTGACGTATGGTAATACTGCAGTAGATTTATTTCCCGCTGCAGGTTCTATTGGCGACATTCCTTTCTCAATTTTAGTAACccttttcaaaaaagaaaaagggtaaCCGTTCTAAACAAGAACTGACGAGAGACGTCATCCACTTAGCATTTTCATATCTTAGACGTACAAGGCGCGGGTGCCAGAGCTTCTTCCTAAAAATCCTCCAAACAAGAGGTTAGTTTCACCTTGGATACCGGACTCCCCATGGCTGCGCGCTCCTGTTGTTCATAAATCGGTCCGTCATAATGGAAGTATATGTAGACCTATAGGGATGAATACGATCATCGGCTGTTTCACAGCACTGTTATGCGACCGACCACTATCCGCTCTGGGACGAAGTTAAGTCCATTTATCGCCGGACCCATACTGGTTCACTTGTAGGGTTAAAGAGGCTATTCACTTGCGACTTCACCCTGACAACATAAACAGGGATAGTAAGATTGAAATTCCTCTAAGAATTATGCCGACTATGTATGTAACCTTCAGCAATGAGATCTCCTGCTTGTTCACATTCAGTTTCCATTGCTACTAAACTAGGTAGGATCCAACTCACTGTTCACAGAGTAGTGCTGGTGTGGCTGCCGTCTGCCTGATCACCTGGTCGCATGGGCGGCCTA
This genomic window contains:
- the LOC136907064 gene encoding substance-K receptor-like, yielding MANHSLQQNTTLSLALFTPSECIAWLTVFGIEVVAMVTLNALEIIIYLKERSLRKRSSYLVINQAVADMFVGGYVILESWHLGGHCDFWAINSLTSAFFVLFISFYFFLPLASLLNLTAISLDRTLAVFRPFQHRLVKKKIFGVVIVAVWITAGLFTTSVVLLFLDQLSAFKESKDILITYYSSFLFCLLFITVSYSSIAIKIVCGNQTYHHGATNRERKLTKTLFIVTVVSLLLTLPYVIFQILYSVSVLSFKTISFRALSRLYLSVLSLIFGNSFVNPVIYTFRMPEFKRALLSFLGCTSQPQPAQGFPLNEM